The Macaca fascicularis isolate 582-1 chromosome 11, T2T-MFA8v1.1 genome includes a region encoding these proteins:
- the LUM gene encoding lumican, with the protein MSLSAFTLFLALIGGASGQYYDYDFPLSIYGQSSPNCAPECNCPESYPSAMYCDELKLKSVPMVPPGIKYLYLRNNQIDHIDEKAFENVTDLQWLILDHNLLENSKIKGRVFSKLKQLKKLHINYNNLTESVGPLPKSLEDLQLTHNKITKLGSFEGLVNLTFIHLQHNRLKEDAVSAALRGLKSLEYLDLSFNQIAKLPSGLPVSLLTLYLDNNKISNIPDEYFKRFNALQYLRLSHNELADSGIPGNSFNVSSLVELDLSYNKLKNIPTVNENLENYYLEVNQLEKFDVKSFCKILGPLSYSKIKHLRLDGNRISETSLPPDMYECLRVANEITLN; encoded by the exons ATGAGTCTAAGTGCATTTACTCTCTTCCTGGCATTGATTGGTGGTGCCAGTGGCCAGTACTATGATTATGATTTTCCCCTATCAATTTATGGGCAATCATCACCAAACTGTGCACCAGAATGTAACTGCCCTGAAAGCTACCCAAGTGCCATGTACTGTGATGAGCTGAAATTGAAAAGTGTACCAATGGTGCCTCCTGGAATCAAGTATCTTTACCTTAGGAATAACCAGATTGACCATATTGATGAAAAGGCCTTTGAGAATGTAACTGATCTGCAGTGGCTCATTCTAGATCACAACCTTCTAGAAAACTCCAAGATAAAAGGGAGAGTTTTCTCTAAGTTGAAACAACTGAAGAAGCTGCATATAAACTACAACAACCTGACAGAGTCTGTGGGCCCACTTCCCAAATCTCTGGAGGATCTGCAGCTTACTCATAACAAGATCACAAAGCTGGGCTCTTTTGAAGGACTGGTAAACCTGACCTTCATCCATCTCCAACACAATCGGCTGAAAGAGGATGCTGTTTCAGCTGCTTTAAGAGGTCTTAAATCACTCGAATACCTTGACTTGAGCTTCAATCAGATAGCCAAACTGCCTTCtggtctccctgtctctcttctAACTCTCTACTTAGACAACAATAAGATCAGCAACATCCCTGATGAGTATTTCAAGCGTTTTAATGCATTGCAGTATCTGCGTTTGTCTCACAATGAACTGGCTGATAGTGGAATACCTGGAAATTCTTTCAATGTGTCATCCCTGGTTGAGCTGGATCTGTCCTATAACAAGCTTAAAAACATACCAACCGTCAATGAAAACCTTGAAAACTATTACCTGGAGGTCAATCAACTTGAGA agtttgacgtaaagagcttctgcaagaTCCTGGGGCCATTATCCTACTCCAAGATCAAGCATTTGCGTTTGGATGGTAATCGCATCTCAGAAACTAGCCTTCCACCGGATATGTATGAATGTCTACGTGTTGCAAATGAAATCACTCTTAATTAA